A single Thermococcus sp. M36 DNA region contains:
- a CDS encoding ATP-binding protein, producing the protein MKIRKFVDRERELKTLNELYEKTGFTLVLVTGRRRIGKSRLVREFLNDKEAIAVQFEKRVWEYNLAKLN; encoded by the coding sequence ATGAAGATTCGAAAATTTGTAGACAGGGAGCGGGAACTCAAAACGCTCAACGAACTTTACGAGAAAACGGGCTTCACGCTCGTTCTCGTCACGGGGAGGAGAAGAATCGGGAAAAGTCGCCTCGTCCGCGAGTTCTTGAATGACAAGGAAGCGATAGCGGTTCAGTTTGAGAAGAGGGTGTGGGAGTACAACCTCGCAAAGCTCAATC